A portion of the Lolium rigidum isolate FL_2022 chromosome 1, APGP_CSIRO_Lrig_0.1, whole genome shotgun sequence genome contains these proteins:
- the LOC124682815 gene encoding probable xyloglucan glycosyltransferase 3 → MAPPSTYVSSESSWWGGKEEHGTPVVVKMDNPYSLVEIDGPGMDSAEKARRKNAKQFKWVLLLRAHRAVGCVAWIAGGFWGLMGAVNRRVRRSRDADAEPDAEASGRGRHMLRFLRAFLLLSLAMLAFETVAYLKGWHFPRNLPEEYLRQLPEHVLLNLPEHLRHLPENLRMPERKEIQGLLHGAYVAWLDFRIDYIAWAIQKLSGFCIVLFMVQSVDRIVLCLGCFWIKIRGLKPRLPAASTKALSKNADDLEDGDADDLDAYYPMVLVQMPMCNEKEVYETSISHVCQIDWPRDRMLIQVLDDSDDVTCQMLIKAEVTKWSQKGVNIIYRHRLSRTGYKAGNLKSAMACEYVKDYEFVALFDADFQPNPDFLKLTVPHFKGNPELALVQARWIFVNKDENLLTRLQNINLCFHFEVEQQVNGVYLNFFGFNGTAGVWRIEALEDSGGWMDRTTVEDMDIAVRAHLQGWKFIYLNDVKVLCELPESYTAYRKQQHRWHSGPMQLFRVCLPAIFKSKIPFWKKANLVMLFFLLRKMILPFYSFTLFCVILPLTMFVPEAQLPVWVICYVPMIMSVLNILPAPKSVPFIIPYLLFENTMSVTKFNAMVSGLFQMGSSYEWVVTKKAGRTSSESDMFALAEEADTLARPAGAKLVRGVSEGGLEAWAKMHEHDKKDLQLQQADAQEEEAKSPPAKKISKQPKAPNRIFKKELALASLLLIAATRSLLSAQGLHFYFLLFQGVTFLAVGLDLIGEQVS, encoded by the exons atggcGCCTCCGAGCACGTACGTGTCATCGGAGTCTTCGTGGTGGGGCGGCAAGGAGGAGCACGGCACGCCGGTGGTGGTGAAGATGGACAACCCCTACTCCCTGGTGGAGATCGACGGCCCCGGCATGGACAGCGCCGAGAAGGCTCGACGCAAGAACGCCAAGCAGTTCAAGTGggtgctcctcctgcgcgcgcaccGCGCCGTCGGGTGCGTGGCCTGGATCGCCGGAGGGTTCTGGGGCCTGATGGGCGCCGTGAACCGCCGCGTGCGACGGAGCCGCGACGCCGACGCGGAGCCCGACGCCGAGGCCTCGGGCCGCGGCCGCCACATGCTCCGCTTCCTCCGCGCGTTCCTGCTGCTCTCCCTCGCCATGCTCGCCTTCGAGACGGTGGCCTACCTGAAAGGGTGGCACTTCCCGCGGAACCTGCCGGAGGAGTACCTCCGCCAGCTCCCCGAGCACGTCCTGCTGAACCTTCCCGagcacctccggcacctgccggagaaccTCCGCATGCCGGAGAGGAAGGAGATCCAGGGGTTGCTCCACGGCGCGTACGTGGCGTGGCTCGACTTCCGCATCGACTACATCGCGTGGGCCATCCAGAAGCTCTCGGGCTTCTGCATCGTCCTCTTCATGGTGCAGTCTGTGGACCGCATCGTCCTGTGCCTCGGCTGCTTCTGGATCAAGATCCGCGGCCTCAAGCCGCGCCTCCCGGCCGCCTCCACCAAGGCCCTCAGCAAGAACGCCGACGACCTCGAGGACGGCGACGCCGATGACCTCGACGCCTACTACCCCATGGTCCTCGTCCAGATGCCAATGTGCAACGAAAAAGAG GTGTACGAGACGTCGATCTCGCACGTGTGTCAGATCGACTGGCCACGGGATCGGATGCTGATCCAGGTGCTGGACGACTCGGACGACGTGACGTGCCAGATGCTGATCAAGGCGGAAGTCACCAAGTGGAGCCAGAAGGGGGTGAACATCATCTACCGCCATCGACTGTCGCGCACCGGGTACAAGGCCGGAAACCTCAAGTCCGCCATGGCCTGCGAGTACGTCAAGGACTATGAGTTCGTCGCCCTCTTTGACGCTGACTTCCAGCCCAACCCGGACTTCCTCAAGCTCACTGTCCCACACTTCAAG GGAAACCCGGAGCTTGCGCTGGTGCAGGCGCGTTGGATCTTCGTGAACAAGGACGAGAACCTGCTGACCCGGCTGCAGAACATCAACCTGTGCTTCCACTTCGAGGTCGAGCAGCAGGTCAACGGCGTCTacctcaacttcttcggcttcaaTGGCACCGCCGGCGTCTGGCGCATCGAGGCCCTCGAGGACTCCGGCGGTTGGATGGACCGCACCACCGTCGAAGACATGGATATCGCCGTGCGCGCTCACCTCCAAGGATGGAAGTTCATCTACCTCAACGACGTCAAG GTGCTCTGCGAGCTGCCGGAGTCGTACACGGCTTACCGGAAGCAGCAGCACCGGTGGCACTCCGGCCCAATGCAGCTCTTCCGCGTCTGCCTCCCGGCCATCTTCAAGTCCAAG ATCCCGTTCTGGAAGAAGGCGAATCTGGTGATGCTCTTCTTCCTTCTGAGGAAGATGATCCTGCCCTTCTACTCCTTCACGCTCTTCTGCGTGATCCTGCCGCTCACCATGTTCGTGCCGGAGGCGCAGCTTCCCGTGTGGGTGATCTGCTACGTGCCCATGATCATGTCGGTGCTCAACATCCTGCCGGCGCCCAAGTCCGTGCCCTTCATCATCCCGTACCTCCTCTTCGAGAACACCATGTCCGTCACCAAGTTCAACGCCATGGTGTCTGGGCTGTTCCAGATGGGGAGCTCCTACGAGTGGGTTGTCACCAAGAAGGCCGGCAGGACCTCGTCGGAGTCCGACATGTTCGCGCTGGCGGAGGAGGCCGACACCCTCGCCAGGCCAGCTGGCGCCAAGCTCGTCCGCGGAGTGTCCGAAGGCGGGCTCGAGGCGTGGGCCAAGATGCACGAGCACGACAAGAAGGACCTGCAGCTGCAGCAGGCCGAcgcgcaggaggaggaggccaagtcACCGCCGGCCAAGAAGATCAGCAAGCAGCCCAAGGCGCCGAACCGGATCTTCAAGAAGGAGCTGGCACTGGCCTCCCTCCTACTCATCGCCGCCACGCGCAGCCTGCTCTCGGCTCAGGGGCTGC